One Paraburkholderia kururiensis DNA window includes the following coding sequences:
- a CDS encoding acetyltransferase, giving the protein MKHFDVFNGDADGICALHQLRLAQPMESTLVTGPKRDVALLRRVEAAAAAGDSVTVLDVSLDANRAPLVALLDRGVDVEFFDHHYAGTVPAHAALSAHIDPAPDVCTSLIVDRHLHGRHRLWAIAGAFGDNLVGPAHAFAVQSRLAQRDEQQLRELGEAMNYNAYGDGEADLIVPPAALYRAVRPYADPFEFIAASSLVEQLADSRRRDMALAHQQRPAAELPCGSVYVLPDAAWSRRVRGAFANALANAEPQRAHAVLSATQRGDFTVSVRAPVGFPYGADRLCRGFATGGGRMAAGGINSLARERFDEFVQMFRHVFETA; this is encoded by the coding sequence ATGAAGCACTTCGATGTATTCAACGGCGATGCCGACGGTATCTGTGCGCTCCATCAGCTGAGGCTCGCGCAGCCGATGGAGTCCACGCTCGTCACCGGCCCCAAGCGCGACGTGGCGCTGCTGCGGCGCGTCGAAGCTGCGGCCGCTGCGGGCGATTCCGTTACCGTGCTCGACGTTTCGCTCGATGCGAACCGTGCGCCGCTCGTCGCGCTGCTCGACCGCGGCGTGGACGTAGAGTTCTTCGATCATCACTACGCAGGCACCGTGCCGGCGCACGCGGCGCTTTCGGCGCACATCGATCCGGCCCCGGACGTGTGCACCAGTCTGATCGTGGACCGTCACCTGCACGGCCGGCACCGCCTGTGGGCCATTGCGGGCGCGTTTGGCGACAACCTCGTGGGGCCCGCCCACGCGTTCGCTGTGCAGAGCCGGCTCGCCCAGCGCGACGAGCAGCAGTTGCGCGAACTCGGCGAGGCCATGAACTACAACGCCTACGGCGACGGCGAGGCCGATCTCATCGTGCCGCCGGCCGCGCTCTATCGTGCCGTGCGTCCCTACGCCGATCCGTTCGAATTCATTGCGGCCTCTTCGCTCGTGGAGCAGCTGGCCGACAGCCGGCGCCGCGACATGGCGCTCGCGCATCAGCAGCGGCCCGCGGCGGAGCTGCCCTGCGGCAGCGTCTATGTGCTGCCCGACGCGGCGTGGTCGCGGCGCGTTCGAGGCGCGTTCGCGAATGCGCTGGCGAACGCGGAGCCGCAGCGGGCCCATGCGGTGCTTTCCGCGACGCAGCGCGGCGACTTCACGGTGAGCGTGCGCGCGCCCGTCGGTTTTCCCTACGGCGCAGACCGGTTGTGCCGGGGCTTCGCGACCGGCGGCGGACGCATGGCCGCGGGCGGCATCAACAGCCTCGCACGCGAGCGTTTCGACGAATTCGTGCAGATGTTCCGGCATGTGTTCGAGACCGCTTGA
- the polX gene encoding DNA polymerase/3'-5' exonuclease PolX: MPVHNADFAAVFSEIADLLEIEAANPFRVRAYRNAARTVGGYGRDVAQMIGQGEALDDIPAIGTDLAAKLREIAATGSCALLERLRKELPPAIVELLDVPGLGPKRVRMLHDALHVDTLEQLREAAQSGAIRKLPGFGEKTEAHIAQALAKRLQHRERRFLLSFAAQYLAPLLAYLRATPGVVQAVAAGSFRRMRETVGDLDILVTTRQPAAVTARFVHYDEVAQVLASGETRSSIVLKCGLQVDLRVVAPECFGAALVYFTGSKAHNIAMRRIAQDRELKINEYGVFRGERRVAGTTEESVYAAIGLTWVPPELREDRGEIDAAREDRLPALVERKDLRGDLHAHTNATDGRNSLREMALAARERGLDYLAITDHSQRLGVAHGLDAARLAQQIDEIDRLNETLDGIVLLKGIEVDILEDGRLDLPDDVLARLDLVVGAVHSHFNLSREAQTARVLRAMDHPHFTILAHPTGRLIGERDACDLDLARVIAHAHERGCYLELNAQPQRLDLEDLACREAARMGVLVSINTDAHSTDDFRHLDTGIGEARRGWLTKRDVLNTRTLAQLRPLLARTMGKGRRHGAAMSAGSSAHADAGPQAAADAVPLPRS, translated from the coding sequence ATGCCGGTCCATAACGCCGATTTCGCCGCGGTGTTTTCCGAGATCGCGGACCTGCTCGAAATCGAAGCCGCGAATCCGTTTCGCGTGCGCGCTTACCGCAACGCGGCGCGCACGGTGGGCGGCTACGGACGCGACGTGGCCCAGATGATCGGGCAGGGCGAAGCGCTCGACGATATTCCCGCCATCGGCACGGACCTTGCCGCGAAGCTGCGCGAGATTGCCGCTACGGGCTCCTGCGCGCTGCTTGAGCGGCTGAGAAAGGAATTGCCGCCCGCCATCGTGGAACTGCTCGACGTGCCGGGACTCGGGCCCAAACGCGTGCGCATGCTCCACGACGCGTTGCATGTGGATACCCTCGAACAGCTTCGCGAAGCCGCGCAGTCGGGCGCCATCCGCAAGCTGCCGGGCTTCGGCGAGAAGACCGAGGCGCATATCGCGCAAGCGCTCGCCAAACGGCTCCAGCATCGCGAGCGGCGGTTCCTGCTGTCGTTCGCGGCGCAATATCTCGCACCGCTGCTCGCGTATCTGCGCGCCACGCCCGGCGTCGTGCAGGCCGTGGCGGCCGGCAGCTTTCGGCGCATGCGCGAAACGGTGGGCGATCTCGACATCCTCGTCACCACGCGTCAGCCGGCTGCGGTCACGGCGCGCTTCGTGCATTACGACGAAGTGGCGCAGGTGCTGGCGAGCGGCGAGACGCGCTCCAGCATCGTGCTGAAGTGCGGGCTCCAGGTGGATCTGCGCGTGGTGGCGCCCGAATGCTTCGGCGCGGCGCTCGTGTACTTCACGGGGTCGAAGGCGCACAACATTGCCATGCGCCGCATCGCGCAGGACCGCGAGTTGAAGATCAACGAGTACGGCGTGTTTCGCGGTGAGCGCCGTGTGGCGGGCACGACGGAAGAGTCGGTCTATGCGGCGATCGGGCTGACGTGGGTGCCGCCCGAACTGCGCGAGGACCGCGGCGAGATCGACGCGGCGCGCGAAGACCGGCTGCCCGCGCTGGTGGAACGCAAGGACCTGCGCGGCGACCTGCACGCGCACACGAACGCCACGGACGGCCGCAACAGCCTGCGCGAGATGGCACTCGCGGCGCGCGAACGCGGCCTCGACTACCTCGCGATCACGGACCATTCCCAGCGCCTCGGCGTGGCGCACGGCCTGGACGCCGCGCGCCTCGCGCAGCAGATCGACGAGATCGATCGGCTGAACGAGACGCTCGACGGCATCGTGCTGCTCAAGGGCATCGAGGTGGACATCCTGGAAGACGGCCGGCTCGATCTGCCCGACGACGTGCTCGCGCGGCTCGACCTCGTGGTGGGCGCCGTGCACAGCCACTTCAATCTGTCGCGCGAGGCGCAAACGGCACGCGTGCTGCGCGCAATGGACCATCCGCACTTCACGATCCTCGCGCACCCCACGGGGCGGCTGATCGGCGAACGCGACGCCTGCGATCTGGACCTCGCGCGCGTGATCGCGCATGCGCACGAACGCGGCTGCTACCTGGAACTCAACGCGCAGCCGCAGCGGCTCGATCTCGAAGACCTCGCGTGCCGCGAGGCCGCGCGCATGGGCGTGCTCGTTTCCATCAACACCGACGCGCACAGTACCGACGACTTTCGCCACCTCGATACCGGCATCGGCGAGGCGCGGCGTGGCTGGCTCACGAAACGCGACGTGCTGAACACGCGCACGCTCGCGCAGTTGCGGCCGCTGCTCGCGCGCACGATGGGCAAGGGGCGCAGGCATGGAGCGGCCATGAGTGCTGGGTCGAGTGCTCACGCCGACGCTGGGCCGCAAGCGGCTGCCGATGCCGTGCCCCTGCCGCGGAGCTGA
- a CDS encoding ribose-phosphate diphosphokinase, whose amino-acid sequence MDQTDLKLFALGGTREFGARVAAHLGIALSEHEERAFEDGEHKTRPLVNVRGSDVYVVHSLYGDAHETVNDKLCRLLFFLGALKDASAARVCAVVPYLAYARKDRKSQPRDPVTTRYVAQLFEAVGTDRIVTLDVHNLAAWQNAFRSCRTEHLEANGLFAAWFASRLANEDVVVVSPDAGGIRRAEDFRLRLAARLGKPVEAAFAGKLRAGGVVTGKPVVGDVNGRCAVIVDDLISTGTTLAHVAADCRALGARTVYAAATHGLFIGAAAQVLGGAAPAREHDRARAPNETAAAYGDACTAAALAQIVVADTVPPWRVPPGALLDKLTVLDTAPLFAEAIARIHTGGSIVELLQH is encoded by the coding sequence ATGGACCAGACTGACCTGAAATTGTTCGCGCTCGGCGGCACGCGCGAGTTCGGCGCGCGCGTGGCGGCGCATCTGGGCATCGCATTGAGCGAACACGAAGAGCGTGCGTTCGAAGACGGCGAGCACAAGACGCGCCCGCTCGTGAACGTGCGCGGCAGCGACGTCTATGTCGTGCACTCGCTCTACGGCGACGCGCACGAAACCGTCAACGACAAGCTGTGCCGCCTCCTGTTCTTTCTCGGCGCCTTGAAAGACGCGTCGGCGGCGCGGGTCTGCGCGGTCGTGCCCTATCTCGCCTACGCGCGCAAAGACCGCAAGTCGCAGCCGCGCGATCCCGTCACCACGCGTTACGTGGCGCAGTTGTTCGAAGCGGTGGGCACGGACCGCATCGTCACGCTCGACGTGCACAACCTCGCCGCGTGGCAGAACGCGTTCCGCAGTTGCCGCACGGAGCATCTGGAGGCCAACGGTCTCTTCGCCGCGTGGTTCGCCTCGCGTCTTGCGAACGAAGACGTCGTGGTGGTCTCGCCGGACGCCGGCGGCATCCGCCGCGCCGAAGACTTCCGGCTGCGGCTCGCGGCGCGCCTCGGCAAGCCCGTGGAAGCGGCCTTCGCGGGCAAACTGCGCGCGGGCGGCGTGGTGACGGGCAAGCCTGTCGTGGGCGACGTGAACGGGCGCTGCGCGGTGATCGTCGACGACCTGATCAGCACCGGCACCACGCTCGCGCACGTCGCCGCGGATTGCCGGGCGCTGGGTGCACGAACGGTGTACGCGGCAGCCACGCACGGCTTGTTCATCGGCGCGGCAGCTCAGGTGTTGGGTGGGGCAGCGCCGGCTCGCGAGCACGATCGCGCGCGTGCGCCGAACGAAACGGCAGCTGCTTACGGCGACGCCTGCACCGCAGCGGCACTCGCGCAGATCGTCGTTGCCGACACCGTGCCGCCGTGGCGCGTACCGCCCGGTGCGCTCCTCGACAAGCTCACCGTACTCGATACCGCCCCGCTCTTCGCCGAGGCCATCGCGCGCATTCACACGGGCGGCTCGATCGTGGAGTTGCTGCAGCACTGA